One window from the genome of Polycladomyces zharkentensis encodes:
- a CDS encoding LutC/YkgG family protein: MIYNREAFLERIARKLGRPRISEPVKRPSHWKHGPQWRTLAGATPEELLSVFERQCRMIHTDVRRTESSSLPDVLLETIRSYDGKSVICSDDPRFAEFGLSSLFATQDNPYGLDVHIWNPEKGKINIERAEQADVGIAISDITLAESGTVVLMSGGGKGRSVSLLPRYFIAIVPLSTLVPRMTQAARMIRERIERGEAIPSSVNFISGPSNSADIEMNLVVGVHGPVKATCIVVTDR; encoded by the coding sequence ATGATTTACAACCGTGAAGCGTTTCTGGAGCGAATCGCCCGGAAACTGGGGCGTCCCCGTATCTCAGAACCGGTGAAGCGGCCCTCTCATTGGAAACACGGACCACAATGGCGCACCCTCGCCGGTGCGACACCGGAAGAGCTGTTGTCAGTGTTTGAACGTCAATGTCGAATGATCCATACGGATGTTCGGCGAACGGAATCATCATCCCTGCCTGACGTATTGTTGGAAACGATCCGCTCGTACGACGGAAAATCAGTGATCTGTTCGGATGACCCGCGTTTTGCCGAGTTCGGGTTGTCCTCCCTGTTCGCCACTCAAGACAATCCGTACGGGTTGGATGTCCATATATGGAATCCCGAAAAAGGAAAAATCAATATCGAACGCGCGGAACAGGCCGATGTGGGCATCGCGATCAGCGACATCACACTGGCCGAGTCGGGAACCGTCGTCTTGATGAGCGGCGGAGGAAAAGGCCGCTCCGTCAGCCTTCTCCCCCGTTACTTCATCGCCATCGTTCCCCTGAGTACGCTGGTACCCCGCATGACGCAAGCCGCTCGCATGATCCGCGAGCGGATCGAACGAGGGGAAGCGATTCCGTCCAGTGTCAACTTCATCTCCGGCCCCAGCAACAGCGCCGACATTGAGATGAACCTGGTCGTGGGCGTACACGGACCCGTCAAAGCCACCTGCATCGTTGTGACGGACCGCTGA
- a CDS encoding aromatic acid exporter family protein has translation MRIGFRTAKTVVAVVLAIYIANALHLKLAEFTGIVAALLLKNTRKETVVTAGKTVIALFFTLAVDTLLFSLLGFHVYVIGLILLLLIPILVRTKTERSVVLGTVITIHVYTAGHLDMDILLNEIWLILTGMTVSLTINWLYMPSRKEQLLNIHRRLELAVADVFDHFARALEEKNYLWDGAEILTIHNLIQQGKKEALLHEDNYITSDDVLRFHHFEKKEKQYERIKHMLALVSRVDQVIVQGKMLASILRKMSETLRSGADDFHQIQEEIRALRETCEDMPLPKTRKEFEIRAALLQMLNELEGYILDAV, from the coding sequence ATGAGAATCGGATTCCGAACAGCCAAAACCGTTGTTGCCGTGGTGCTCGCCATTTACATCGCCAATGCCCTGCATTTGAAATTAGCGGAATTCACCGGGATCGTCGCGGCTCTTCTATTGAAGAACACGCGAAAAGAAACGGTGGTCACAGCCGGAAAAACGGTGATTGCCCTGTTTTTCACACTGGCAGTGGATACGCTGCTGTTCAGTTTGCTGGGGTTTCATGTTTACGTCATCGGCTTGATCCTGCTTCTTCTGATTCCGATATTGGTACGAACCAAGACTGAGCGCAGCGTGGTACTCGGTACCGTCATCACCATTCACGTGTATACCGCCGGCCATCTGGATATGGACATTTTATTGAATGAGATTTGGTTGATCCTCACCGGCATGACCGTTTCACTCACCATCAACTGGCTCTACATGCCGAGCCGCAAAGAACAACTCCTCAATATTCACCGCCGATTGGAACTGGCGGTCGCCGACGTGTTCGATCATTTCGCCCGTGCATTGGAGGAGAAGAACTATCTGTGGGACGGCGCGGAAATCCTCACCATCCACAATCTGATTCAACAAGGAAAAAAAGAAGCGCTACTGCATGAAGACAACTATATCACTTCGGATGACGTCCTCCGGTTTCATCACTTCGAAAAGAAAGAAAAGCAGTATGAACGTATCAAACATATGCTCGCGCTTGTCTCCCGTGTGGATCAGGTGATCGTTCAGGGGAAGATGCTGGCCTCCATTCTCAGGAAAATGTCTGAGACATTGCGTTCCGGTGCGGATGATTTCCACCAAATCCAGGAGGAGATCCGCGCCTTGCGTGAAACCTGTGAAGACATGCCGCTCCCCAAAACCCGCAAGGAATTTGAAATCCGTGCCGCTTTATTGCAAATGCTGAACGAATTGGAAGGATACATTCTCGATGCCGTCTAG
- a CDS encoding EamA family transporter: protein MRSVTMAVPPSFHRLKGFAMVLAGATCWGLSGTAAQWLFQHQGFQPGWLVSLRLSLSGILLLFYFAFVQKQTVWQIWKQKSDRRQLLIFSILGMAGVQYTYFEAIQAGNAATATLLQYLGPIFVTIYVALRNRQLPGRKDIVAVVLALMGTGLLVTNGRLDRLTISLSAVFWGLGSAVTAAFYTLYPARLLSRWSSGVIVGWAMLIGGVGMNIIHPLWRTSGQVWTGSAWLLVGFVVIFGTLLAFYWYLDSLRYLTPTETSLLACAEPLAAAIVTVVWLHVPMGAWQTVGGICIVATVVALSKENKKPVD from the coding sequence ATGCGGTCCGTAACAATGGCGGTTCCCCCCTCCTTTCACCGCCTCAAAGGATTCGCCATGGTGTTGGCCGGAGCCACTTGCTGGGGATTGTCGGGGACGGCGGCACAATGGCTGTTTCAACATCAAGGATTCCAACCCGGTTGGCTCGTTTCCCTCCGACTCTCCCTTTCCGGGATTTTGCTACTCTTTTATTTCGCTTTCGTTCAAAAACAAACGGTTTGGCAGATTTGGAAACAAAAATCGGATCGCCGCCAACTGCTCATCTTTTCCATTTTGGGGATGGCAGGCGTGCAATATACCTATTTTGAAGCGATCCAAGCGGGCAACGCTGCCACCGCCACTCTGTTACAGTATTTGGGTCCCATTTTCGTCACCATCTATGTGGCGCTCCGCAACCGGCAACTTCCCGGACGCAAGGATATCGTCGCCGTGGTGCTCGCACTGATGGGAACCGGGTTGCTGGTGACCAACGGCCGGCTGGACAGGTTGACCATCTCCCTTTCCGCCGTCTTCTGGGGGTTGGGCTCTGCCGTCACCGCCGCTTTTTACACATTGTATCCTGCTCGATTGTTGAGCAGATGGAGCTCCGGTGTCATCGTGGGGTGGGCCATGCTGATCGGCGGTGTGGGGATGAACATCATTCACCCGCTTTGGCGGACATCGGGGCAGGTATGGACGGGTTCCGCCTGGTTGCTCGTTGGATTTGTGGTCATCTTCGGCACGTTGCTCGCATTTTATTGGTATTTGGACAGTCTGCGTTATCTCACGCCGACGGAAACCTCCCTCCTGGCCTGTGCCGAACCGCTGGCCGCCGCCATCGTTACGGTGGTGTGGCTGCATGTGCCGATGGGTGCGTGGCAAACCGTTGGCGGTATCTGCATCGTCGCCACCGTTGTCGCGCTGTCCAAAGAAAATAAAAAACCGGTTGATTGA
- a CDS encoding inositol monophosphatase family protein, whose product MGLTFLDVAVEAARRAGALIREKAYQTKQVKQKTSASDLVTEVDQRSEEIIRDIVLRHFPDHAILGEEGVAAGDKTVDEVWEESRQHEYVWIVDPIDGTSNFVHGFPFFCVSIALAKNGEAITGVVYDPMRDELFTAEKGKGAYLNGQPIRVSSEETLAESLMATGFSYGQRRVEQQLRTLMRTAPRFRSLRNGGAAALHLAYIAAGRLTGYWELGLNPWDLAAGVLLVKEAGGEVTDTWGGPFDLTVRNMLATNGKVHREMVELLREAQADM is encoded by the coding sequence GTGGGATTGACCTTTTTGGATGTCGCTGTGGAAGCAGCCCGCCGCGCGGGTGCGTTGATCCGTGAAAAGGCGTACCAAACGAAACAAGTGAAACAGAAAACGTCCGCTTCCGACTTGGTAACCGAAGTGGACCAACGTTCGGAAGAAATCATTCGGGACATCGTTTTGCGGCATTTTCCCGACCACGCCATCCTGGGAGAAGAGGGTGTGGCCGCGGGAGACAAAACCGTAGACGAAGTATGGGAAGAAAGCCGGCAACACGAATATGTCTGGATCGTCGATCCCATCGACGGCACCAGCAATTTCGTACACGGATTTCCCTTTTTCTGCGTGTCCATTGCACTGGCGAAGAATGGAGAAGCGATCACCGGCGTCGTCTACGATCCGATGCGGGATGAGCTGTTCACCGCGGAAAAAGGGAAGGGAGCGTATCTGAACGGACAGCCGATCCGTGTCTCGAGCGAGGAGACACTGGCTGAAAGCTTGATGGCGACAGGCTTTTCGTATGGGCAGAGAAGAGTCGAGCAGCAATTGCGCACATTGATGCGGACGGCTCCGCGTTTCCGGAGTCTTAGAAACGGGGGTGCCGCCGCTTTGCATCTGGCGTATATCGCCGCGGGGAGACTGACGGGATATTGGGAGTTGGGGCTCAATCCGTGGGATCTGGCGGCAGGTGTCTTGCTGGTGAAAGAAGCGGGAGGCGAAGTGACCGACACCTGGGGAGGGCCGTTTGATCTCACGGTGCGAAACATGTTGGCCACCAACGGAAAGGTGCACCGGGAAATGGTGGAGCTGTTGCGGGAAGCGCAGGCTGATATGTAA
- a CDS encoding DMT family transporter, with amino-acid sequence MNSYVLLAAAILAEVFGSSMLKVSNGFKKLFPSVGVIIGMGLSFYYLSLALKAIPLGTAYAIWAGAGTALTALVGVLLFKEKFDSKKLLGIILIICGIVIMKLSGGNH; translated from the coding sequence TTGAATTCATATGTCTTATTAGCCGCTGCCATCCTGGCTGAGGTGTTTGGTAGTTCAATGCTTAAAGTATCAAATGGTTTTAAGAAATTATTCCCTTCCGTAGGGGTAATAATTGGAATGGGATTATCATTCTATTACCTGTCGTTAGCTTTGAAGGCTATTCCATTAGGCACGGCTTATGCTATATGGGCTGGAGCAGGCACCGCTTTAACTGCATTAGTAGGTGTCTTGCTATTTAAAGAAAAGTTTGATTCAAAAAAATTATTAGGTATAATCCTGATTATTTGCGGGATTGTAATTATGAAACTTTCCGGGGGAAATCATTAA
- a CDS encoding (Fe-S)-binding protein → MKVSLFITCLADLFYPEVGQATVELLERLGCEVDFPVAQTCCGQPAFNSGYHREAKKAARHMIETFAHADYVVAPSGSCTAMLKEYVHLFSGEDEWEWQEKARALAEKCYELTQFLTEILGVEDVNATLPAKATYHRSCHMTRLLGVKDAPMKLLANVKGLSLAELPCAHDCCGFGGTFSVKMAPISQQMVDEKVVHIEETDAEVLIGADCGCLMHMGGRIRRQGKPIRVMHIAQVLQSGLEKEGS, encoded by the coding sequence GTGAAAGTGTCGTTGTTCATCACGTGTTTGGCCGATCTGTTTTATCCGGAAGTCGGACAAGCCACGGTGGAACTGTTGGAACGGCTCGGCTGTGAGGTGGATTTCCCCGTCGCACAAACTTGTTGCGGCCAACCCGCGTTCAACAGCGGGTATCATCGTGAAGCGAAAAAAGCCGCCCGCCACATGATCGAGACATTTGCCCACGCCGATTATGTGGTGGCCCCTTCGGGTTCCTGCACAGCCATGTTGAAGGAATATGTTCATCTCTTTTCAGGAGAGGACGAATGGGAGTGGCAGGAAAAAGCACGCGCATTGGCGGAAAAATGTTATGAATTAACACAATTTTTGACAGAAATCCTGGGAGTGGAAGATGTCAATGCAACACTTCCCGCCAAAGCCACCTACCATCGTTCCTGTCACATGACCCGCCTGCTCGGGGTGAAAGATGCACCGATGAAGCTGTTGGCCAACGTCAAGGGACTGTCGCTGGCCGAACTGCCCTGCGCGCACGACTGCTGCGGATTCGGCGGCACCTTTTCCGTAAAAATGGCACCCATCTCCCAACAGATGGTCGACGAAAAAGTAGTGCACATCGAAGAAACGGACGCCGAGGTCCTGATCGGAGCTGATTGCGGATGCCTGATGCACATGGGTGGTCGGATTCGCCGGCAGGGAAAACCGATTCGGGTCATGCACATTGCGCAGGTGTTGCAGTCCGGCCTGGAGAAGGAGGGGAGCTAA
- a CDS encoding LutB/LldF family L-lactate oxidation iron-sulfur protein — protein MGIQFGDVVFYRRVDKGIRDQFMRSAVRAAQERMRTSRLRAAEELGDWEEWRRLGEEIRRHTLEHLDYYLEQLSDRVHALGGHVFFAQTAEEATSYIRDVVQKRDARRIVKSKSMVTEEISLNDVLEAIGCRVVETDLGEYILQVDDHDPPSHIVGPSVHKDRERIRRVFAEKLGYTGSAEPEEMTAFVRQQLRPDFLTAEVGITGCNFAVAESGTVCLVTNEGNGRLVTSLPPVHIAVMGMERIVPTWEELEVMVGLLCRSAVGQKLTSYINCLTGPKAAGDVDGPEEFHLVIIDNGRSDILGTEFQSVLQCIRCGACLNVCPVYRHIGGQAYGSIYSGPIGAVLSPLLGGEDLYRELPYASSLCAACTEACPVNIPLHDLLIRHRQKTAEEKRQSPLGERLAMKAFGMVAESPRLYRWGTKLARTALLPWEEDGVIRQGPGPLQPWTSIRDLPSPERETFREWFENRRKRGERP, from the coding sequence ATGGGAATTCAATTTGGGGATGTCGTTTTCTACCGGCGAGTGGACAAAGGCATTCGGGACCAATTCATGCGGAGCGCGGTCCGTGCCGCACAGGAACGCATGCGGACAAGCCGCCTGCGTGCCGCCGAGGAATTGGGTGATTGGGAAGAATGGCGGCGGCTGGGTGAAGAGATTCGTCGTCACACCCTGGAACACTTGGATTATTACCTTGAGCAATTGAGCGACCGGGTACATGCGCTCGGGGGACATGTCTTTTTCGCACAAACGGCGGAGGAAGCAACCTCCTACATCCGGGATGTCGTGCAAAAAAGAGATGCCCGCCGCATCGTCAAATCGAAGTCGATGGTGACGGAAGAGATCAGCCTGAACGATGTCCTTGAAGCGATCGGCTGCCGGGTGGTGGAAACGGATCTGGGGGAATACATCCTGCAAGTGGATGACCATGATCCCCCCTCCCACATCGTGGGACCCTCCGTTCACAAGGACCGTGAGCGGATTCGCCGGGTGTTTGCGGAGAAACTGGGATATACCGGTTCCGCTGAGCCGGAAGAAATGACCGCGTTCGTCCGTCAGCAACTTCGTCCCGATTTTTTGACCGCGGAAGTGGGGATCACCGGGTGCAACTTCGCCGTTGCCGAATCGGGGACCGTCTGTTTGGTCACCAATGAAGGAAACGGCCGGCTCGTCACCTCCCTGCCGCCCGTCCACATCGCAGTGATGGGGATGGAGCGGATCGTACCCACTTGGGAGGAGCTGGAGGTGATGGTGGGATTGCTGTGCCGCAGCGCCGTCGGCCAGAAGCTGACCAGCTACATCAACTGTCTGACCGGACCCAAAGCGGCTGGTGACGTAGACGGTCCGGAAGAGTTTCATTTGGTGATCATCGACAACGGGCGATCCGACATCCTGGGCACCGAATTCCAAAGTGTGCTCCAATGTATCCGATGCGGTGCCTGCCTCAACGTATGTCCCGTCTACCGCCACATCGGCGGGCAAGCCTACGGGTCCATCTACTCCGGTCCGATCGGTGCCGTGCTTTCACCATTGTTGGGCGGCGAGGATCTATACCGGGAACTGCCCTACGCGTCCAGTTTGTGTGCCGCATGTACGGAAGCATGCCCGGTGAACATTCCGTTGCACGATCTGTTGATCCGACACCGGCAAAAAACGGCCGAAGAGAAAAGGCAATCGCCGCTCGGCGAGCGTTTGGCGATGAAGGCGTTCGGCATGGTGGCCGAATCACCCCGCCTGTACCGGTGGGGAACCAAACTGGCACGGACCGCTCTTCTCCCCTGGGAGGAGGATGGCGTCATCCGTCAAGGTCCCGGACCGCTCCAACCGTGGACATCGATTCGTGACCTTCCCTCCCCCGAACGGGAAACCTTTCGCGAGTGGTTTGAAAATCGGCGTAAACGAGGTGAGCGGCCATGA
- a CDS encoding FadR/GntR family transcriptional regulator, translating into MYQQIHKKKIYEQVADQLIQQIKNGSLKPGDKLSSVEQLAESFRVSRSAIREALSALKAMGLIEMRQGEGTYVRQYDPRALSSTLSHALLMNREDVRQLFEIRRLLETGSAVFAARRRTEEDLERFRYILDQMELYVHDHTRGEQLDWTFHLAIAQAARNHMLVNLLNSVSEIIITAMQEARQQGLFAERSIAERLNREHRAIYDAIAAQDAEQARLRMLDHLNGVEQLLSGRMGEQE; encoded by the coding sequence ATGTATCAACAGATTCACAAGAAAAAGATCTACGAACAAGTGGCGGATCAGTTGATCCAACAAATCAAGAATGGATCGCTCAAACCCGGAGACAAACTGTCTTCGGTGGAACAACTGGCAGAATCCTTTCGAGTCAGCCGTTCGGCGATCCGGGAAGCACTGAGCGCCCTCAAGGCCATGGGGCTGATCGAAATGAGGCAGGGAGAAGGAACCTATGTGCGGCAGTACGATCCGCGCGCTTTATCCTCCACGTTGTCGCATGCCCTGCTGATGAACCGCGAAGACGTGCGTCAACTTTTTGAAATCCGTCGGTTGCTGGAGACCGGTTCTGCCGTTTTTGCCGCCCGTCGCCGGACGGAGGAAGATCTCGAGCGATTCCGGTACATTCTGGACCAGATGGAATTGTATGTACATGATCATACCCGCGGGGAACAACTGGACTGGACTTTTCATCTGGCCATCGCCCAAGCGGCACGAAACCACATGCTGGTCAACCTGTTGAACAGCGTCTCGGAAATCATCATCACTGCCATGCAGGAAGCACGTCAACAAGGCCTCTTTGCCGAACGGTCCATCGCCGAACGATTGAACCGTGAACATCGCGCCATTTACGATGCGATTGCAGCCCAAGATGCCGAGCAAGCGCGCTTGCGGATGCTGGATCATCTCAACGGGGTGGAACAACTGTTGTCAGGACGAATGGGGGAACAGGAGTGA
- a CDS encoding aldo/keto reductase: MEYIRLGTSDLNVSRIGLGTWAIGGWGWGGTDRAQAVRAIRHALDQGINLIDTAPVYGMGLSEEIVGEAVAEHGRDRVIIATKVGLEWNDQGRVWRNSSRDRVFREAEDSLRRLRTDYIDLYQVHWPDPDVPIEETAEALHRLYQDGKIRAIGVSNYSPEQMDVWRQTAPLHSNQPRLNLFQTEELDTTFRYCAEHQIGTLTWGTLAHGLLTGKFTPDTTFPQDDFRHRSPMFQGERFRQYLAAVDELKKLAEEKGKTVTQLAVRWALQQTGVSVALWGARRPEQLKEADGVMGWELTAEDLTRIDRMLREKVTDPVPSGESFGPPSRSQLQNQSQNKPTTRV, translated from the coding sequence ATGGAATATATCCGACTCGGTACATCCGATTTGAACGTGTCGCGGATCGGCCTGGGAACCTGGGCGATCGGCGGTTGGGGATGGGGAGGCACGGATCGTGCCCAAGCGGTACGAGCGATCCGCCATGCCTTGGATCAAGGGATTAACCTGATCGACACCGCCCCCGTGTACGGTATGGGCCTGTCGGAAGAGATCGTTGGTGAAGCCGTGGCCGAACACGGACGGGATCGGGTGATCATCGCCACCAAAGTCGGTTTGGAGTGGAATGATCAAGGGCGGGTCTGGCGCAATTCATCCCGCGATCGCGTTTTCCGGGAAGCGGAGGACAGCCTGCGCCGGCTCCGCACGGATTATATCGATCTGTATCAAGTGCACTGGCCCGACCCCGACGTTCCGATCGAGGAAACGGCCGAAGCGTTGCACCGATTGTATCAGGACGGCAAAATCCGTGCGATCGGCGTCAGCAACTATTCGCCTGAGCAAATGGATGTTTGGAGGCAAACCGCACCATTACACAGCAACCAGCCGAGATTGAATTTGTTCCAGACGGAGGAGCTTGACACCACCTTCCGTTACTGCGCGGAGCATCAAATCGGCACCCTGACCTGGGGCACGCTGGCACACGGGCTGCTGACCGGAAAATTTACGCCGGACACCACATTCCCGCAAGACGACTTTCGCCATCGCAGCCCCATGTTTCAAGGAGAGCGTTTCCGTCAGTATCTGGCAGCCGTTGACGAGCTGAAAAAACTGGCTGAGGAAAAAGGAAAAACCGTCACGCAGTTGGCCGTACGCTGGGCTTTGCAACAAACGGGCGTCTCGGTCGCGCTGTGGGGAGCCCGTCGTCCGGAACAACTGAAAGAAGCGGACGGCGTGATGGGATGGGAGCTGACCGCGGAAGATCTGACGCGCATTGACCGCATGCTTCGGGAAAAGGTAACCGATCCCGTACCGTCGGGGGAAAGTTTCGGCCCACCGTCGCGTTCGCAATTACAGAATCAATCACAAAACAAGCCGACCACGAGAGTGTGA
- a CDS encoding DMT family transporter → MKGYIALGIAIAGEITGTSMLKLSAGFSNFLPSIGFILGFGVAFYFVSISLRYIPLGTAYAIWSGAGTVLTALIDILIWKEPFNIVTVLGIVLIVGGVVILNATKSPDNAVVKDKTT, encoded by the coding sequence ATGAAAGGATACATAGCACTTGGCATAGCCATTGCCGGAGAGATAACAGGCACTTCAATGCTTAAATTATCAGCGGGTTTTTCAAATTTTCTTCCTTCTATTGGTTTCATTTTGGGATTCGGAGTCGCATTTTACTTTGTTTCCATTAGTCTTAGATATATTCCATTGGGGACAGCTTACGCCATATGGTCGGGAGCAGGGACGGTTTTAACCGCATTAATTGATATATTGATATGGAAAGAACCTTTTAATATAGTGACAGTTTTGGGAATCGTATTGATAGTCGGGGGAGTAGTCATATTAAATGCCACCAAAAGTCCAGATAATGCAGTGGTCAAAGATAAAACGACTTAG
- a CDS encoding TetR/AcrR family transcriptional regulator, which yields MNSNSKRKHILSVASSIVKTHGAEKLTLEAVAKEAGISKGGLLYHFPNKQALINAMVEEATNNFFADIHDRATNAANEAGKWSRAYLETTLADIKEANGISTALIASLFTNPDLLAKLQSEYSTWQKQIENDGIDPVRSTIVRLAVDGLWFSEIFGVGNLNKELREKVIRYLINMTE from the coding sequence GTGAATAGTAATTCTAAACGTAAACATATCTTATCTGTTGCTTCATCTATCGTAAAAACTCATGGTGCTGAAAAACTTACGCTTGAGGCAGTTGCTAAAGAAGCTGGAATCAGTAAGGGCGGGTTGCTCTACCACTTCCCGAATAAGCAAGCGTTAATAAACGCGATGGTGGAAGAAGCGACAAACAATTTTTTTGCAGATATTCATGACAGAGCGACAAATGCAGCTAATGAAGCTGGCAAGTGGAGTCGTGCATATCTCGAGACAACTTTGGCCGATATTAAGGAAGCAAATGGAATCAGTACAGCACTCATCGCTTCACTATTTACAAACCCAGATTTACTCGCAAAACTACAAAGCGAGTATTCAACATGGCAAAAACAGATAGAAAACGACGGGATTGACCCAGTACGGTCAACCATAGTTCGATTAGCCGTTGATGGTTTGTGGTTCTCTGAAATATTTGGAGTAGGAAATCTAAACAAAGAATTACGGGAAAAAGTAATCCGATATTTGATCAATATGACTGAGTAA
- a CDS encoding inorganic phosphate transporter — translation MPDPMWLVVLVVILALIFDFTNGWNDSANAIATVVGTRTLSPFQALMLSAVLNLAGAFFSTAVAKAIGNDIVDPKGITLLVIVATLLAAILWNTAMTLMGLPISASHALIGSLVGAAIAYNGWDVLRLKGIVTILIALLVSPLLGGVLGYAIMKLIRRVFAETSPSKVKKWFRPLQIVSASFMSFSHGTSDAQKAMGIITLALFTSGHLSSLEVPTWVMVAAGLAMAIGTAAGGWRVIQTMGARLSRLETPHGFSAETAAALILTTVAKIGVPVSSTHTITGSIIGVGAAERIRSVRWGIAGKIIYAWVLTLPGTAVMGFILYEILRVLEP, via the coding sequence ATGCCTGATCCGATGTGGTTAGTCGTACTCGTCGTCATTCTCGCACTCATCTTTGATTTTACCAACGGGTGGAATGATTCGGCGAATGCGATCGCAACCGTTGTCGGCACGCGGACGCTTTCGCCCTTCCAAGCCCTGATGTTGTCCGCCGTGTTGAACCTGGCCGGGGCGTTTTTCTCCACTGCCGTGGCCAAAGCGATCGGAAATGACATCGTTGATCCCAAAGGCATTACATTGCTGGTAATCGTCGCCACGCTGCTGGCGGCCATTTTGTGGAATACGGCCATGACACTGATGGGGTTGCCGATCAGCGCATCCCACGCCTTGATCGGGTCATTGGTCGGAGCGGCCATCGCATACAACGGGTGGGACGTGCTGCGGTTGAAAGGGATCGTCACCATCTTGATCGCCCTTCTGGTTTCACCGTTGTTGGGTGGCGTGCTGGGATATGCCATCATGAAGCTGATCCGCCGGGTGTTTGCGGAAACGTCGCCTTCCAAAGTGAAAAAGTGGTTCCGACCGCTGCAAATTGTATCGGCGTCGTTCATGTCGTTCAGTCACGGTACGTCGGATGCGCAAAAGGCAATGGGCATCATCACACTCGCCTTGTTCACCAGTGGCCATCTCTCCAGTTTGGAGGTGCCGACCTGGGTGATGGTCGCCGCCGGTTTGGCGATGGCCATCGGTACGGCGGCAGGTGGATGGCGTGTGATCCAGACGATGGGCGCTCGCCTGAGTCGGTTGGAAACTCCTCACGGCTTTTCTGCAGAAACCGCCGCCGCACTGATTTTGACGACGGTGGCCAAAATCGGCGTTCCGGTCAGTTCCACGCATACGATCACCGGTTCCATCATCGGTGTCGGTGCGGCCGAACGGATCCGCAGTGTGCGTTGGGGCATCGCCGGCAAGATCATCTACGCTTGGGTGCTGACCCTGCCTGGCACGGCCGTGATGGGCTTTATCCTGTATGAAATTCTGCGGGTGCTGGAACCGTAA
- a CDS encoding DUF47 domain-containing protein yields the protein MLFNRAKDRVFYQTLIDAAANLVEAMQLFRENVETLEEKEQFAERLKELEDKGDEYTHLIIRELNQTFVTPLDREDILQLAVKLDDVLDGIEACASRFVYFRVHQTTPYLVQFADILERSAKYLHEAFIALEKRDYATIRKLSVEINLLENEGDRLMRESVGSLFENPTDPIELIKMKEIYEKLEGVTDTTEDLADVMESVVMKYA from the coding sequence TTGTTGTTCAACCGAGCGAAGGATCGGGTCTTCTACCAAACATTGATCGACGCAGCTGCAAACCTCGTCGAAGCGATGCAACTGTTTCGCGAAAATGTTGAAACCCTGGAAGAGAAAGAGCAGTTCGCCGAACGGCTCAAAGAGCTGGAAGACAAAGGCGACGAATATACACACCTGATCATTCGGGAATTGAATCAAACCTTCGTGACACCGCTGGATCGGGAAGATATCCTGCAGTTGGCGGTCAAGTTGGATGATGTGCTGGACGGCATCGAAGCGTGCGCATCTCGTTTCGTCTATTTCCGTGTGCATCAAACCACGCCGTATTTGGTACAGTTCGCCGACATCCTGGAACGTTCCGCCAAGTACTTGCATGAAGCCTTCATCGCACTGGAAAAACGGGATTACGCCACGATTCGTAAACTCTCCGTCGAGATCAACTTGTTGGAAAATGAAGGGGACCGGCTGATGCGGGAAAGTGTGGGATCGTTGTTTGAAAACCCGACTGACCCGATTGAACTGATCAAGATGAAAGAGATCTACGAGAAGCTGGAAGGCGTGACGGATACGACGGAAGACTTGGCGGATGTGATGGAAAGTGTGGTTATGAAGTATGCCTGA